In Prosthecochloris sp. GSB1, the following proteins share a genomic window:
- a CDS encoding FeoC-like transcriptional regulator, with protein sequence MSLLELKEYLCRNESVSLGDLSLHFRVSSEVLEPMLELWMRKGNVRRRTHTGCCEGKRAGCSCGGGGHVLYEWIGP encoded by the coding sequence ATGTCGCTTCTTGAACTCAAAGAGTATCTCTGTCGGAATGAGTCTGTTTCGCTCGGCGATCTCAGCCTTCATTTCAGGGTGTCTTCCGAGGTACTTGAGCCGATGCTCGAACTCTGGATGCGCAAAGGCAATGTTCGAAGAAGAACGCATACCGGATGCTGCGAAGGCAAGCGTGCCGGCTGTTCATGCGGTGGAGGCGGGCACGTCTTGTATGAATGGATCGGTCCATGA